Proteins found in one uncultured Desulfuromonas sp. genomic segment:
- a CDS encoding ribosome maturation factor yields MTELAEPILEEQGLELVDIEFFSQGPEWLLRLFIDKPGGVNLDDCADCSRELSLILDVEEVIEVGYRLEVSSPGIDRPLKKEADFERFKGEVVRAKTLQAIDPDLRGYQRKTFIGELLGLENGVVFIEQNDKEGGRVELPFDSLEAINLEPQF; encoded by the coding sequence GTGACCGAACTGGCTGAGCCCATCCTTGAAGAACAGGGGCTTGAGTTGGTGGATATTGAGTTTTTCTCTCAAGGGCCCGAATGGTTGCTGCGCCTGTTTATTGATAAGCCGGGTGGTGTCAACCTCGACGATTGCGCTGATTGCAGTCGAGAGTTGAGTCTGATTCTTGATGTCGAAGAGGTCATAGAGGTGGGCTATCGTCTCGAAGTTTCTTCGCCGGGAATTGATCGCCCTCTGAAAAAAGAAGCAGATTTTGAGCGCTTTAAAGGTGAGGTCGTTCGTGCCAAAACACTGCAGGCAATCGATCCTGATCTACGTGGCTATCAGCGCAAAACGTTTATCGGTGAATTACTTGGCCTGGAAAATGGCGTGGTTTTCATCGAACAGAATGATAAAGAAGGTGGTCGGGTAGAGCTGCCCTTTGACAGCTTGGAAGCGATCAACCTCGAACCGCAGTTTTAA
- the nusA gene encoding transcription termination factor NusA, translating to MVANLNHVIDQVVKDKGVDREILVEALESAVLSAANKKYRNTRELEAHYNTEQGEVELFEFVTVVDEVQDSYKEIDLDEAREIDPDVECGDSLGMKMDSGSFSRIAAQTAKQVIIQKVREAEREGVYNEFKDRVGELVNGIVRRYERGDLIVDLGRAEALLPHREQVPRENYRQADRVRAYIAEVKMSPKGPQIILSRTHPSLVIELFKTEVPEISEGIVEIVSCSREPGSRAKIAVVSHDPDVDPVGACVGMRGSRVQNVVSELRGEKIDIIPWTPDMARFACSALAPADVSRVYVDNEEQAMEIIVPDDQLSLAIGKKGQNVRLAARLIGWKIDIKSESRAAEIEQEENRSAEEAEAEADVETDTEEQSVSVEETASDETPAQVEEEE from the coding sequence ATGGTTGCTAATCTCAACCACGTCATTGATCAGGTCGTGAAAGACAAAGGTGTGGACCGGGAGATTCTGGTTGAAGCTCTGGAGTCCGCTGTTCTTTCTGCGGCCAATAAAAAATATCGTAACACGCGTGAACTTGAGGCCCACTACAATACCGAACAGGGTGAAGTTGAGCTGTTTGAATTTGTCACCGTGGTTGACGAAGTTCAGGATTCCTACAAGGAAATTGATCTTGATGAGGCGCGTGAAATCGATCCCGACGTGGAATGTGGCGACTCTCTTGGTATGAAAATGGATTCCGGCAGCTTCAGTCGTATCGCTGCCCAGACTGCGAAGCAGGTGATTATTCAGAAGGTTCGTGAGGCGGAGCGCGAAGGGGTCTATAACGAATTTAAAGATCGTGTCGGTGAGCTGGTGAATGGCATTGTGCGTCGCTATGAACGTGGAGACCTTATTGTCGACCTTGGCCGTGCAGAAGCGTTGCTGCCGCATCGTGAGCAGGTGCCTCGTGAAAATTATCGCCAGGCGGACCGCGTTCGTGCTTATATTGCAGAAGTGAAAATGTCGCCCAAGGGGCCACAGATTATCTTGTCTCGCACGCATCCCAGCTTGGTGATCGAGCTGTTTAAAACGGAAGTTCCTGAGATCTCTGAAGGTATTGTTGAAATTGTCTCGTGCTCACGTGAGCCGGGTAGCCGCGCTAAAATTGCTGTGGTTTCGCATGATCCTGATGTTGACCCGGTTGGCGCCTGTGTTGGTATGCGCGGTTCTCGTGTCCAGAATGTTGTTTCCGAGCTGCGCGGTGAAAAGATCGACATCATTCCCTGGACACCGGATATGGCGCGTTTTGCCTGTTCTGCACTGGCTCCTGCGGATGTTTCACGTGTTTACGTGGACAATGAAGAGCAAGCCATGGAAATTATTGTTCCTGACGATCAATTATCTCTGGCTATTGGTAAAAAAGGCCAGAATGTCCGCCTTGCTGCACGCCTGATCGGTTGGAAAATCGATATCAAGAGTGAAAGCCGTGCGGCGGAAATCGAGCAGGAAGAAAATCGTTCTGCTGAAGAAGCTGAAGCAGAGGCGGACGTTGAGACGGATACTGAAGAACAAAGCGTTTCTGTTGAAGAAACGGCTTCCGATGAGACACCCGCTCAAGTTGAGGAAGAAGAGTAA
- a CDS encoding DUF448 domain-containing protein has translation MSKQAHRPQRSCVVCRRSADQDELIRYVAAPDGRLLVDYQHKLPGRGAYTCFDSECITRAVQRRAFVRSMKNAQIDVDIESLIGQLRQQVEVRILNLIGMARKAGLVASGSQMVLATLKKPAEIAWVLLASDVTQNVGSKVRQQTARACIPLIECFDKATLGRALGLSERSVMAVTKSPLAQTLNHELQRYRDVMGEF, from the coding sequence GTGTCGAAGCAGGCGCACCGCCCACAAAGAAGCTGTGTCGTTTGTCGACGCAGCGCGGATCAGGATGAGTTGATTCGTTATGTTGCTGCTCCCGATGGGCGACTTTTGGTGGATTATCAGCATAAGCTGCCGGGACGCGGTGCTTATACCTGCTTTGATTCAGAATGTATTACCCGGGCTGTACAACGCCGCGCGTTTGTACGGTCCATGAAAAATGCTCAAATTGATGTTGACATCGAATCGCTGATCGGACAACTTCGCCAACAGGTGGAGGTACGAATCCTTAATTTGATCGGCATGGCACGAAAAGCCGGTCTGGTTGCCAGTGGCAGCCAGATGGTGCTGGCAACCCTGAAGAAACCGGCAGAGATTGCCTGGGTGCTTTTGGCCAGTGATGTGACGCAAAATGTTGGTTCTAAAGTGCGGCAGCAAACCGCACGTGCCTGCATACCGCTGATTGAGTGTTTTGATAAAGCGACCTTGGGACGCGCGTTAGGCCTGTCGGAACGCAGTGTGATGGCTGTGACGAAAAGTCCGTTGGCGCAAACATTAAATCACGAGCTGCAACGATATAGAGATGTAATGGGGGAATTCTGA
- the infB gene encoding translation initiation factor IF-2, giving the protein MAKIRIYELAQRMGLENKELLERLQQAGIEAKSHMSVVDEEVVKSLGEKKETPETPEEPVFDEKRINTGLIRRRRKAEPPKPVEEPKAEPEVETEEPVAEVSQPAVEAEVEVAEEPAEVEVAPEPQPEPENEQEAAVEEQTSAAPVEPEAPKVKTETVETPAAEPEKVAEKKPQPVKRKAATRNVAAIVASASEGKETVAKPSGGAKILGRVELPQSALRNEGGRGKKGSPRPKPQGGARPERKDNAGAAARPAATRTPMAPNVPIEDPSRDRGNRKKKKGKNTDYASNGAGREQRRRRDRMEVFEPDRGGKMRRQKKNQKMAKQTEITVPKAIKRKIRISDVITVGELAKRMGVKANDLIRELMRQGSMVTINHPLDFETAAILAADFNYEVENVAFDELSVLSSEDLQETGESKSENLQERPAVVTIMGHVDHGKTSLLDAIRQANIADGEAGGITQHIGAYDVQVHDKTISFLDTPGHEAFTAMRSRGAQVTDIVILVVAADDGVMPQTKEAISHSKDAGVPMIVAVNKIDKPGANSERVKQELTEFEMVPEEWGGDTIFVEVSAKKRQNLDQLLEMILLQAEVLELKADPTKRCKGTIVEARLDKGRGAVATVLVQDGTLHIGDPIVAGLHFGRVRTMINDRGVAVKEAGPSIPVEVTGLQGVPDAGDTLHALENEKTAKDVAQHRQQKIREAELAKNSRLSLDQLYARIQEGNVEELKVIVKADVQGSVEAVKDSLSKLTTDTCRLTVVHTGVGGITESDVSLASASDAIIIGFSVRPEPKAAQLAEKEHVDIRLYSIIYDAVNDIRDAMEGLLAPTLREKHLGRLEVRETFNVSKVGTIAGCMVIDGKIHRNAQVRLVRDSIVVWEGSLNSLKRFKDDVKEVATGYECGIGLEKYNDIKVGDIIEAYEMEETKTEL; this is encoded by the coding sequence ATGGCAAAAATTAGAATCTACGAACTGGCACAGCGAATGGGTCTGGAAAATAAAGAATTGCTTGAACGTTTGCAGCAGGCAGGAATTGAGGCGAAAAGTCATATGAGCGTGGTTGACGAGGAAGTCGTGAAGTCTCTGGGTGAGAAAAAAGAAACGCCGGAGACACCGGAAGAGCCGGTTTTTGATGAAAAAAGGATCAATACCGGACTGATTCGTCGACGCCGTAAAGCTGAGCCGCCGAAGCCGGTTGAAGAACCCAAGGCCGAGCCGGAAGTTGAGACTGAGGAACCCGTTGCTGAAGTTTCTCAACCCGCCGTTGAGGCAGAGGTTGAAGTGGCTGAAGAGCCTGCAGAGGTTGAAGTCGCCCCCGAGCCTCAACCTGAGCCGGAAAACGAGCAAGAAGCCGCCGTCGAAGAACAGACATCCGCTGCGCCCGTAGAGCCGGAAGCACCGAAAGTGAAGACTGAAACGGTTGAAACACCGGCTGCTGAACCTGAAAAAGTCGCCGAAAAAAAACCACAACCGGTTAAGCGTAAAGCGGCAACCCGTAATGTTGCTGCCATTGTTGCATCGGCATCCGAAGGCAAAGAAACGGTTGCCAAGCCCAGTGGTGGTGCCAAGATTCTTGGTCGCGTTGAATTGCCTCAATCGGCATTGCGCAACGAGGGCGGTCGCGGCAAAAAAGGCTCTCCTCGGCCAAAACCGCAAGGTGGTGCTCGTCCTGAGCGTAAAGATAACGCCGGTGCTGCAGCGCGTCCAGCAGCGACTCGGACACCGATGGCCCCGAATGTTCCTATTGAAGATCCGTCACGTGATCGGGGTAACCGTAAGAAGAAAAAAGGCAAAAACACGGATTACGCGTCGAATGGTGCTGGTCGTGAGCAGCGTCGTCGCCGTGACCGTATGGAAGTTTTCGAGCCGGATCGTGGCGGTAAAATGCGCCGGCAGAAGAAAAACCAGAAGATGGCCAAGCAGACCGAAATTACGGTGCCTAAGGCGATTAAACGCAAAATTCGTATCAGTGATGTGATCACCGTTGGTGAGCTGGCCAAGCGAATGGGGGTCAAGGCCAACGATCTGATTCGCGAACTGATGCGTCAGGGGAGTATGGTCACAATTAACCATCCTCTTGATTTTGAAACCGCAGCAATACTCGCAGCCGATTTTAACTATGAAGTTGAAAACGTGGCTTTTGACGAACTGAGCGTTTTGAGCAGTGAAGATCTGCAGGAAACCGGGGAGAGTAAAAGTGAGAATCTCCAGGAACGTCCTGCCGTGGTGACCATCATGGGGCACGTTGACCATGGTAAAACCAGTCTGCTCGATGCGATTCGCCAGGCAAATATCGCTGATGGCGAAGCTGGTGGTATTACACAGCATATCGGGGCCTATGATGTTCAGGTCCATGACAAAACCATCTCGTTCCTGGACACCCCGGGTCACGAAGCGTTTACTGCCATGCGTTCCCGCGGTGCTCAAGTCACGGATATTGTTATCCTGGTTGTTGCTGCTGATGATGGTGTCATGCCGCAGACCAAAGAGGCAATCAGTCACTCGAAAGATGCCGGCGTGCCGATGATTGTTGCTGTGAACAAGATCGATAAACCGGGGGCCAACTCTGAACGGGTCAAGCAGGAGTTGACTGAGTTCGAAATGGTCCCGGAGGAGTGGGGTGGCGATACCATCTTTGTTGAGGTGTCGGCCAAGAAACGCCAGAACCTTGACCAATTGCTTGAGATGATCCTGTTACAGGCTGAAGTTCTCGAACTGAAAGCCGACCCGACCAAGCGTTGTAAAGGCACCATTGTTGAGGCCCGTCTTGATAAAGGACGTGGTGCCGTCGCAACTGTTCTGGTTCAGGATGGTACATTGCATATTGGTGACCCGATTGTTGCCGGATTGCACTTTGGTCGCGTACGAACCATGATAAATGACCGTGGTGTTGCTGTTAAAGAGGCTGGACCGTCGATTCCGGTTGAGGTGACCGGACTTCAGGGCGTCCCTGATGCGGGTGATACCCTGCATGCCTTGGAAAATGAAAAAACCGCCAAGGACGTTGCTCAACACCGTCAGCAGAAGATCCGTGAAGCTGAACTGGCCAAGAATAGCCGTTTGTCACTGGATCAGCTCTACGCGCGGATTCAGGAAGGCAATGTCGAGGAGCTTAAAGTTATCGTCAAGGCTGACGTTCAGGGTTCGGTTGAGGCTGTGAAAGACTCTCTGAGCAAGTTGACCACCGATACGTGTCGCCTGACGGTTGTTCACACCGGAGTTGGTGGCATTACTGAGAGTGATGTGTCGCTGGCCTCTGCTTCTGATGCCATTATTATCGGTTTCAGCGTTCGTCCTGAACCGAAGGCGGCACAACTGGCTGAAAAGGAACATGTTGATATTCGCCTTTACAGCATTATCTATGATGCGGTGAATGATATTCGTGATGCGATGGAAGGACTGCTGGCGCCGACACTGCGTGAGAAACATCTTGGCCGTCTGGAAGTTCGCGAAACATTTAACGTCTCTAAAGTTGGCACCATTGCCGGTTGTATGGTTATCGATGGTAAAATCCATCGCAATGCCCAGGTTCGTCTGGTACGCGACAGCATCGTTGTCTGGGAAGGGTCGTTGAACTCCCTGAAACGCTTCAAAGACGATGTGAAGGAAGTGGCGACCGGCTACGAGTGTGGTATCGGCCTGGAAAAATACAACGACATCAAAGTTGGCGATATTATCGAAGCCTACGAAATGGAAGAAACAAAGACCGAACTGTAA
- the rbfA gene encoding 30S ribosome-binding factor RbfA, whose amino-acid sequence MATQRTYRVAEQIHKEISDIMLRGLRDPRVGFVTITSVDVSSDLRHAKIFFTVMGEESDAEKTQQGLDSAVPFLRRELGKRMKLRHVPDLVFKYDTSIAYGSHIEELLKEAGITHDDNE is encoded by the coding sequence GTGGCAACACAACGCACCTATCGGGTCGCAGAACAGATCCATAAAGAAATCTCAGATATCATGCTTCGTGGCTTGCGCGATCCGCGTGTCGGTTTCGTCACCATTACATCGGTGGATGTCTCCAGTGATTTGCGTCATGCTAAAATCTTCTTTACCGTGATGGGAGAAGAGTCGGATGCAGAGAAGACGCAGCAGGGCCTTGACAGTGCGGTACCGTTTTTGCGCCGGGAACTGGGCAAGCGTATGAAGCTTCGCCATGTTCCTGATCTGGTTTTTAAATACGACACGTCGATTGCTTATGGTAGTCACATTGAAGAACTCCTCAAAGAGGCCGGGATAACTCACGATGACAATGAATGA
- a CDS encoding bifunctional oligoribonuclease/PAP phosphatase NrnA: MTMNDPLQATVDALASGQRFLIAAHEGPDGDAMSSTLALTNALREMGKDVVAYNVDGVPDKFQFLPGADTVVSDVAASDFFDVIVILDAGELRRARLDARALCKTLINIDHHPFSEDFGDIYLVDDKCSATAAMLYRVLMACDYTISAEVALCIYTGILSDTGSFRYSSADPEAFAISGEMVALGVDPWMVAGGLYESQEVERLQLLGLSLNTLRTSDCGQYAAMTVTLNMLNKLGVGPELADSFVNYPRSIHGVEVALFFRELGENSYKLGMRSKGTVDVGAMARELGGGGHHNAAGAVLSGTLEEVHTLVFERLGAISAAQ, translated from the coding sequence ATGACAATGAATGATCCGTTGCAGGCGACTGTTGACGCTTTGGCGTCAGGGCAACGATTTCTGATTGCCGCCCATGAAGGACCCGATGGCGACGCCATGTCTTCCACTCTGGCTTTGACGAATGCCTTGCGAGAGATGGGCAAGGATGTCGTTGCCTACAATGTTGACGGTGTGCCGGATAAATTTCAGTTTTTACCCGGAGCGGATACGGTGGTCAGTGACGTTGCGGCGTCGGACTTTTTTGACGTAATCGTGATTCTTGATGCCGGGGAATTACGCCGCGCACGTCTGGACGCTCGAGCGTTATGCAAGACCCTGATCAATATTGATCACCATCCGTTTTCAGAGGATTTTGGCGATATTTATCTGGTGGATGACAAATGCAGTGCCACAGCAGCCATGCTCTACCGGGTGTTGATGGCGTGTGATTACACCATTAGCGCTGAGGTTGCCTTGTGTATTTATACCGGGATTTTGTCCGATACCGGCTCATTTCGTTACTCCAGCGCCGATCCCGAGGCGTTTGCGATCTCCGGCGAAATGGTGGCTCTTGGTGTTGATCCGTGGATGGTTGCCGGTGGCCTGTATGAAAGTCAGGAAGTGGAGCGGTTACAATTATTGGGCTTGTCGCTCAACACGTTACGTACTTCCGACTGCGGCCAATATGCGGCCATGACCGTCACGCTGAATATGTTGAATAAGCTGGGTGTCGGCCCGGAGCTTGCGGACAGTTTTGTCAATTACCCGCGTTCGATTCATGGAGTCGAAGTCGCGTTGTTTTTCCGTGAGTTGGGCGAGAACAGTTATAAGCTGGGGATGCGTTCCAAGGGAACTGTTGATGTCGGTGCCATGGCTCGTGAATTGGGCGGTGGTGGTCACCACAATGCCGCAGGTGCCGTATTGAGCGGAACACTTGAAGAGGTACATACTCTGGTTTTTGAACGTCTCGGAGCGATCAGCGCGGCTCAATGA
- the truB gene encoding tRNA pseudouridine(55) synthase TruB, translated as MIDKTQGMSSHAVVQRVRRACKVRRVGHAGTLDPLATGVLLVGIGQCTRLIEYLMAQDKTYRATMKLGLVTDSQDITGQVQQQHDASAVSRQQVEDVCRQFIGQIEQIPPMFSALKKDGVPLYRLARKGVEIERQKRAITIESLVVEAVEGDEITISVACSKGTYIRTLCHDIGRELGCGACMTSLRRTSSGAFDESMAISVDQLMAGEFELLPAREALHGMLQVQLAEDGLSRLRDGIPPRQSDVSDAPTMDALQTVCLMHDKALMAIAQYDPEHELDERGDFKLLKVFPQGV; from the coding sequence GTGATTGATAAAACGCAGGGGATGTCTTCTCATGCGGTGGTGCAACGGGTGCGTCGTGCGTGTAAAGTGCGCCGTGTCGGTCATGCCGGGACCCTTGATCCTCTGGCGACAGGGGTTCTTTTAGTCGGCATTGGTCAGTGTACGCGCCTGATTGAATACCTGATGGCGCAAGACAAGACCTACCGGGCAACTATGAAGCTCGGGCTGGTGACGGATTCGCAGGATATTACCGGTCAGGTTCAGCAGCAGCATGATGCCTCTGCGGTCAGCCGACAGCAGGTTGAAGATGTTTGCCGTCAGTTTATCGGCCAGATAGAGCAAATTCCCCCCATGTTTTCTGCACTGAAAAAAGACGGTGTTCCTCTCTACCGATTGGCCCGCAAGGGGGTGGAAATTGAGCGGCAGAAGCGCGCGATTACCATTGAATCGCTGGTTGTTGAGGCGGTTGAGGGCGATGAAATCACCATCTCTGTGGCGTGCAGTAAGGGCACCTACATTCGCACGTTATGTCACGATATTGGTCGTGAATTAGGTTGTGGCGCGTGTATGACATCGCTGCGCCGGACCAGCAGTGGGGCGTTTGATGAATCCATGGCGATTAGCGTTGATCAGTTAATGGCGGGGGAGTTTGAATTGCTGCCGGCACGTGAAGCGCTTCATGGTATGCTGCAGGTACAACTTGCAGAGGATGGCCTGTCGCGGTTGCGTGATGGTATTCCGCCACGCCAGAGTGACGTCTCAGATGCGCCGACCATGGATGCTTTGCAAACAGTGTGTCTGATGCATGACAAGGCTCTTATGGCCATTGCACAATACGATCCAGAACATGAGCTGGATGAGCGCGGCGACTTTAAATTGTTGAAAGTATTCCCTCAGGGGGTTTAG
- the rpsO gene encoding 30S ribosomal protein S15, translating into MALVLATEKKQEIIKEYQTQEGDTGSPEVQIALLSERITYLTEHFRSHKKDHHSRRGLLKIVGKRRRLLDYLKKNDIERYRNIISRLGIRR; encoded by the coding sequence ATGGCACTAGTGTTGGCCACAGAGAAAAAGCAAGAAATTATTAAGGAATATCAAACCCAAGAGGGTGATACCGGGTCTCCGGAAGTACAGATTGCTCTGCTCAGTGAGCGTATTACTTATCTGACAGAACATTTCCGCTCCCATAAAAAAGATCATCATTCCCGTCGAGGTTTGTTGAAAATTGTCGGCAAGCGTCGTCGGTTGCTTGATTACCTGAAAAAAAACGACATTGAGCGTTATCGCAACATTATTTCCCGCCTGGGAATTCGTCGTTAG
- the pnp gene encoding polyribonucleotide nucleotidyltransferase has protein sequence MAYQKVEIEFNGQPLTIETGKMARQADGATIVTYGETKILCTVVSAKTMREGQDFFPLTVNYQEKFYASGKIPGSFFRRERGATERETLICRLIDRPMRPLFPKGYLYETQIIPTVISADCVNDPDTLSILAASASVSVSDIPFGGPIAGVRVGRVDGEFIANPTLEQQEQSDIEIVVAGSKDAIMMVEGEADLISEDEMLEAVFFGHQAIQPLIEMQTKLAELVGVEKREFIVPGVDAALEEKIVSMAQGRVEKAVTIRAKQERYAALKEIRADIKEQLAEEFEGRGDEIDAIMGSIEKRVVRQSVTKDQIRIDGRKMNEIRPISCEVGVLPRAHGSALFTRGETQALVSTTLGTASDEQRMDNIQGMEFKKFMLHYNFPPFCVGETSMRLFPGRREIGHGMLAERSASKIMPEFDDFPYTVRIVSEILESNGSSSMASVCGASMSLMDAGVPAKDAVAGIAMGLIKEGDDIAILSDILGDEDHLGDMDFKVTGTKEGVAALQMDIKIDGVTRDIMQRALAQAKEGRLHILGEMAKAISAPREDMSPYAPRITTVFVKPDQVRTVIGSGGKTVRGIIEATGCGIDIEDDGRINISSSNGDAAKAAAQMIKELTQSPEVGKLYNGTVKKIMDFGAFVEIFSGTDGLVHVSELAKERVNKVTDILNEGDKVLVKCIGVDRQGKIKLSRKEALGQELPEEE, from the coding sequence ATGGCTTATCAAAAAGTAGAAATTGAATTTAATGGTCAACCCTTGACCATCGAAACCGGTAAAATGGCGCGTCAGGCCGATGGTGCCACCATTGTGACGTATGGAGAGACGAAAATTCTTTGTACCGTTGTTTCCGCCAAGACCATGCGTGAGGGACAGGATTTCTTCCCTCTGACGGTAAACTACCAGGAAAAATTTTATGCCAGCGGTAAGATCCCCGGATCTTTTTTCCGTCGTGAGCGTGGTGCCACGGAGCGCGAGACTCTGATTTGTCGCTTGATTGACCGTCCCATGCGTCCGTTGTTTCCTAAAGGTTATCTGTATGAAACGCAAATTATCCCGACCGTTATTTCTGCAGACTGCGTGAATGATCCCGATACGCTGTCCATTCTGGCGGCTTCTGCTAGTGTCTCTGTTTCCGACATCCCTTTCGGTGGTCCAATTGCCGGTGTGCGTGTTGGTCGTGTTGATGGTGAGTTTATTGCCAACCCGACACTGGAGCAGCAGGAACAAAGCGATATTGAAATCGTTGTTGCCGGTTCCAAAGATGCCATCATGATGGTGGAAGGTGAAGCCGATCTGATCAGTGAAGATGAGATGCTTGAAGCTGTTTTCTTCGGTCACCAGGCCATTCAGCCGCTGATCGAGATGCAAACCAAGCTGGCCGAACTGGTTGGTGTTGAAAAGAGGGAATTCATTGTTCCTGGAGTCGATGCAGCTCTCGAGGAGAAAATCGTTTCCATGGCGCAAGGTCGTGTTGAAAAAGCGGTGACCATTCGTGCCAAGCAGGAGCGTTATGCCGCTCTCAAAGAGATTCGCGCTGATATCAAAGAGCAGCTGGCCGAAGAATTTGAAGGCCGCGGTGACGAGATTGATGCCATTATGGGCAGCATTGAGAAGCGCGTTGTACGCCAAAGCGTGACCAAGGATCAGATCCGTATCGATGGTCGTAAAATGAACGAGATTCGCCCGATCAGCTGCGAAGTTGGCGTTTTGCCCCGCGCCCACGGTAGTGCTCTGTTCACCCGCGGTGAAACTCAGGCTCTGGTCAGCACCACTCTGGGTACCGCCAGCGATGAGCAACGCATGGACAACATCCAGGGTATGGAGTTCAAGAAGTTCATGCTGCACTATAATTTTCCGCCGTTTTGCGTTGGTGAAACCAGCATGCGTCTGTTCCCCGGTCGTCGTGAAATCGGTCACGGTATGTTGGCCGAACGTTCGGCCAGCAAGATTATGCCGGAATTTGATGACTTTCCGTACACTGTGCGTATCGTTTCGGAAATTCTTGAATCGAATGGCTCCTCCTCCATGGCGTCGGTTTGTGGTGCATCAATGTCATTGATGGACGCAGGGGTCCCGGCCAAGGATGCTGTTGCCGGTATTGCCATGGGTCTGATTAAGGAAGGCGATGATATTGCCATCCTGTCTGATATTCTCGGCGATGAAGACCACCTGGGTGACATGGACTTTAAAGTCACCGGCACTAAAGAAGGTGTTGCTGCTCTGCAGATGGATATCAAGATCGACGGTGTCACCCGCGACATCATGCAACGTGCCCTGGCTCAGGCCAAAGAAGGTCGTCTGCATATTCTCGGCGAGATGGCTAAGGCGATCTCAGCTCCGCGTGAAGACATGTCTCCTTATGCGCCCCGTATCACCACTGTCTTTGTTAAGCCTGACCAAGTACGTACGGTCATTGGTTCTGGTGGTAAAACAGTTCGCGGTATTATTGAGGCGACCGGCTGCGGTATCGATATCGAGGATGATGGTCGCATCAACATCTCTTCAAGCAATGGCGACGCGGCCAAAGCCGCTGCTCAGATGATCAAAGAACTGACCCAAAGTCCTGAAGTCGGCAAACTGTACAACGGTACGGTCAAGAAGATTATGGATTTCGGCGCATTTGTTGAAATCTTCTCCGGCACTGACGGTCTGGTCCATGTCAGTGAGTTGGCCAAAGAGCGTGTCAACAAGGTGACTGATATTCTCAATGAGGGCGACAAAGTGCTGGTTAAGTGTATCGGTGTTGATCGTCAGGGTAAAATCAAGCTGTCCCGTAAGGAAGCTCTGGGCCAGGAATTGCCTGAAGAAGAGTAA